Proteins co-encoded in one Gadus morhua chromosome 6, gadMor3.0, whole genome shotgun sequence genomic window:
- the LOC115545768 gene encoding NACHT, LRR and PYD domains-containing protein 3-like, which yields QREEEEVDGKNEGQRRRATEGVVDITKLCLMEMNEEELAVTLGDRSAAFRCQRKIKSCLKKKFKYVSEGIAKEGQQTCLNDFYTELFITERGSGEVNKEHEVRLIETASRRLAKEETPIKCEDIFKPLPDQDHPIRTIMTTGVAGIGKTVLTHKFTLDWAGGKANHDIHFTFLLTFRELNFLKGKELSLVELLQHFFIETKEAGICRFDLFQVIFILDGLDECRLPLDFQNNQTWTDVTKPTSVDMLLTNLISGDLLPSARIWITTRPAAANLIPAECVDMVTEVRGFNNPQKEEYFRKRFREENLASAIISHVKKSRSLHIMCHIPVFCWITATVLEDIFKTSKRGEEMPKTMTQMYSHFLRVQSIQGGRKYHGKPETDSHWSSESRKIIVSLGKLAFNQLEKGNLIFYEADLAECDINIKSASEYTGVFTQIFKEEFGVYRESVFCFVHLSIQEFLAALYVFLSFINTGVNLLSEEASTSGEDKLLHLYQHAVDKALQSENGHLDLFLRFLLGLSEETNQIVLLGLLGQTGTSSLTNKGTYITLVSYIKKKINGDLSPERSINLFYCLNELNDRSLVEEIQQYLTSGSLSRESLSPAQWSALVFILLTSEEELDEFDLKKYSASEEGLLRLLPVVKASKISLLNGCHLSERCCEALASVLSSNSSSLRELDLSTNDLQNSGVKLLSAGLRSPHCTLETLRLNGCKLSERCCESLASVLSSNCSSLRDLDLSSNDLHDSGVKLLSAGLRSPHCTLETLRSVISLFFKQVLLMFSLEYLKNQPARVSANTEITSMSGYLSGSKGSKKQWKRLWFVIKDKVLYTYADVAALESQPLLGFFLREEKYGPAQRQQFKLYHKNTMFYIFKADDIPTAQRRDSGLPSSTHPSDPSPLSDPLDPWDPSDPADPSHPWDPSRPSGSSRPLDLPGPSDPSDPSRPSDPSDPPDPLGPPGPLGPPRASGTPRTPRTPSDPWDPSDPPDPSDPVDRHARNTTAFCFCPHHIRVCHCFRRPRWSVELRSALVFIVQVSSS from the exons gatctgctgctTTCAGGTGCCAACGCAAAATTAAGTCTTGTTTGAAGAAGAAATTCAAGTATGTGTCTGAGGGTATCGCTAAAGAAGGACAGCAAACATgtctgaatgacttctacacagagctcttcatcacagagagaggcagtggagaggtcaacaaggaacatgaggtcagactgattgaaacagcttccaggagaCTGGCCAAGGAGGAAACACCaataaaatgtgaagacatctttaaacccttacctgatCAAGATCATCCAATCAGAACAAttatgacaactggagtggccggcattggtaaaaccgtcttaacacacaagttcactctggactgggccggaggcaaagccaaccacgacatacacttcacatttctcttaactttcagagagctgaattttctgaaagggaaagagttaaGCTTGGTTGAACTTCTTCAgcacttctttattgagaccaaagaagcaggaatctgcagatttgACCTGTTCCAAGTtatcttcatcttggatggtctggatgagtgtcgacttcctctggacttccagaataACCAgacctggactgatgtcacaaagccAACCTCGGTGGacatgctgctgacaaacctcatcagtggcgacctgcttccctccgcccgcatctggataaccacacgccctgcagcagccaatctgatccctgctgagtgtgttgacatggtgacggaggtgagagggttcaacaacccacagaaggaggagtacttcaggaagagattcagggAGGAGAATCTGGCCAGCGCAATtatctcccacgtcaagaaatcaagaagcctccacatcatgtgtcacatcccagtcttctgttggatcactgctacagttctggaggacatcttcaaaacatctaaaagaggagaagagatgcccaagaccatgactcagatgtacagccacttcctgagggttcagtccatacaggggggcAGGAAGTATCATGGGAAACCTGAAACAGATTcacactggagttcagagagcaggaagatcattgtttctttgggaaaactggcttttaaccagctggagaaaggcaacctgatcttctacgaggcagacctggcagagtgtgacatcaaTATCAAATCAGCTTCAGAGTACActggagtgttcacccagatctttaaagaggagtttgGGGTGTACCGGGAAAGTGTGTtttgctttgtccatctgagcatccaggagtttctggctgccctttatgtctttctgtccttcatcaacacgggggtcaatctgctctcagaagaagcATCAACCTCTGGTGAAGATAAACTCCTCCATCTCTACCAGcatgctgtggacaaggccttacagagtgagaacggacacctggacttgttcctccgcttcctcctgggcctctctgaggagaccaatcagattgtcctactaG gtctgctgggacagacaggAACTAGCTCACTGACCAATAAGGGAACTTACATCACATTAGTTTCTTACATCAAGAAGAAGATAaatggagatctctctccagagagaagcatcaacctGTTCTATTGTctaaatgagctgaacgaccgttctctagtggaggagatccaacagtacctgacatcaggaagtctctcaagagaatctctctcccctgctcagtggtctgctctggtcttcatcctactgacatcagaagaggagctggacgagtttgacctgaagaaatactctgcctCAGAGGAAggtcttctgaggctgttgccagtggtcaaagcctccaaaatatctct gctgaatggctgtcatctgtcagagagatgctgtgaagctctggcctcagttctcagctccaactcctctagtctgagagagctggacctgagtaccaatgatctgcagaattcaggagtgaagctgctctctgctggactgaggagtccacactgtacactggaaactctcag GTTAAATGGCTGTAaactgtcagagagatgctgtgaatctctggcctcagttctcagctccaactgcTCTAGTCTGAGAGACCTGGACCTGAGTTCCAATGATCTGCACGATTCAGGAGttaagctgctctctgctggactgaggagtccacactgtacactggaaactctcaggtcagttatcagcctcttcttcaaacaAGTGCTGCTCAT GTTCTCTCTGGAGTACCTGAAGAACCAGCCGGCTCGC GTGTCTGCCAACACAGAGATCACCTCCATGAGTGGCTACCTCAGCGGGTCAAAGGGCAGCAAGAAGCAGTGGAAGAGACTGTGGTTCGTCATCAAGGACAAAGTGCTATACACCTACGCT GACGTGGCGGCGCTGGAGAGCCAGCCCCTGCTGGGGTTCTTCCTGAGGGAGGAGAAGTATGGCCCTGCCCAACGGCAGCAGTTCAAACTGTACCATAAAAACACCATGTTTTACATCTTCAAGGCCGACGACATCCCCACCGCACAGAG GAGGGACTCCGGGCTCCCGTCCAGCACGCACCCCTCGGACCCCTCGCCCCTCTCGGACCCCTTGGACCCCTGGGACCCCTCGGACCCCGCGGATCCCTCGCACCCCTGGGACCCCTCGCGCCCCTCGGGCTCCTCGCGCCCCTTGGACCTCCCGGGGCCCTCGGATCCCTCGGACCCCTCGCGCCCCTCGGACCCCTCGGACCCCCCGGACCCCCTCGGACCCCCCGGACCCCTCGGACCCCCTCGGGCCTCTGGGACCCCTCGGACCCCTCGGACCCCCTCGGACCCCTGGGACCCCTCGGACCCCCCGGACCCCTCGGACCCCGTGGACCGCCATGCGAGGAACACCACAGCTTTCTGTTTCTGTCCTCATCACATCCGTGTCTGTCACTGCTTCAGAAGGCCGCGGTGGTCGGTGGAGCTCCG AAGCGCCTTGGTGTTTATTGTCCAGGTCAGCTCCTCCTGA